One window from the genome of Nicotiana tomentosiformis chromosome 5, ASM39032v3, whole genome shotgun sequence encodes:
- the LOC104090006 gene encoding protein HEAT INTOLERANT 4, which produces MRKGTKRKAREVGGRKGKSKEEEKVSSQEQTATTEEATNKNETAEAQSQSAAEQGESVQKEEPKNNDKGGEPSKGVVKRGAKRAKIAKPQTETEYFPDKRNLEDLWQEVFPVGTEWDQIDMVYQYKWNFSNLEDAFEEGGELHGKKVYLFGCTEPQLVFFQGQSKVTCIPVVVAVVSPFPPSDKIGINSVQREAEEILPMKQMKMDWVPYIPLENRESQVERLKSQIFILRCTQRRAGLKHLKLERVKKFEYCLPYFYQPFAEDELEQSTIVQILFPTEPPVFCEFDWEFDEPEEMADKFIEAEELAADKKDEFMEFVKEKVREGKKNNREAREARKKAIQEMSEEAKAAFQSMKFYKFYPMPSPDAPDVSQVKSPFINRYYGKAHKVF; this is translated from the exons atgaggaaaggtacAAAGAGAAAGGCTAGAGAAGTAGGAGGAAGAAAAGGCAAGTCCAAGGAAGAGGAGAAGGTTAGTAGCCAAGAACAAACCGCAACCACCGAAGAAGCGACCAACAAGAATGAGACCGCCGAAGCCCAATCCCAATCAGCTGCGGAGCAAGGCGAATCTGTTCAGAAAGAAGAGCCTAAGAACAATGACAAAGGAGGAGAGCCTAGCAAAGGTGTTGTTAAGCGCGGAGCTAAACGAGCCAAGATTGCTAAGCCTCAAACTGAGACTGAGTATTTCCCTGATAAGCGTAATTTG GAAGATCTATGGCAAGAGGTTTTTCCTGTTGGCACAGAG TGGGATCAGATAGACATGGTTTACCAATACAAATGGAATTTCTCGAATCTCGAA GATGCATTTGAAGAAGGCGGAGAATTGCATGGAAAGAAAGTCTATCTTTTTGGTTGTACTGAAC CACAATTGGTTTTTTTTCAGGGCCAATCAAAAGTGACGTGTATACCTGTTGTGGTTGCT GTTGTATCTCCTTTTCCACCTTCTGATAAAATTGGAATAAACTCTGTACAAAGGGAAGCTGAAGAGATACTGCCAATGAAACAGATGAAAATGGACTGGGTTCCATACATACCTTTGGAAAATCG GGAATCTCAAGTTGAAAgactcaaatcccaaatttttattctGAGGTGTACTCAAAGAAG GGCTGGTTTAAAACACTTGAAGCTGGAGCGAGTGAAGAAGTTTGAATATTGCTTACCTT ATTTCTATCAGCCGTTTGCAGAAGATGAACTTGAACAGAGCACCATCGTGCAGATCTTATTCCCAACAGAACCGCCT GTGTTTTGCGAGTTTGATTGGGAATTTGATGAGCCAGAG GAAATGGCAGACAAATTTATTGAGGCAGAGGAGTTAGCGGCAGATAAAAAAGATGAATTTATG GAATTTGTGAAGGAGAAGGTTCGTGAAGGAAAGAAGAATAATCGAGAG GCAAGAGAAGCCAGGAAAAAAGCTATACAGGAGATGAGTGAAGAAGCAAAAGCTGCATTTCAAAGTATgaagttttataaattttatccaaTGCCCTCACCTGATGCTCCTGATGTATCTCAGGTCAAG TCTCCATTCATAAACAGATACTATGGAAAGGCTCACAAAGTTTTCTGA
- the LOC104090007 gene encoding protein CPR-5, giving the protein MDHHHPPLSQPVDPPPEPTSDTMAKEIPPESSDSGGVMKNKPKKKKKKNKSCDNDLFDPQSSSAASYAPSSCSTTSFSQRGIRISASRRNPRVVIGAGRQKSDENVEALALPLGMSIAAVLAQVLERKDAAGEKISLDHLSEICTLAVRESLANVFGDQFESFVRNFEKSFRSTLMTLRLINESSMNNGEQKNCCAAKTSVSERSVPLISNRLENLTCDPDFSEFQSESCQQSAISDNELSNQEERSDGTCLESIGRQLTLYDREGRQQLASISSSMISSTTEINRSVSSTLERSVMEQARSNDLKTFEIGLTMRKLQLKERQLALSSDANLLERVKLSFGFSKTSFKAEKFKNQVEDSKHAELLKTCLDCLVAGLFIMLVCLGYGTYVFSHKRITEATASCTPVMEYKSSWWMPKSMSTFNSGLQFLRCQVQVLSRMLFGAILILAIAYLLLQRSVTSNQTMPVTFILLLLGVGCGFAGKFCIDTLGGSGYHWLIYWETLCLLHFFSNVCISTLFLILNGPVTVSEKSTRDTRLPYWMRRSVFYTTLLLFLPLLCGMMPFAGPGEWKDHFSSLVMDAFITPVEY; this is encoded by the exons ATGGACCACCACCACCCCCCTCTATCTCAACCCGTGGATCCACCGCCGGAGCCAACCTCCGACACCATGGCTAAGGAAATCCCACCGGAATCTTCAGACTCCGGCGGCGTTATGAAGAATAAaccgaagaagaagaaaaagaagaataaatcGTGCGACAATGATCTTTTTGACCCTCAATCTTCTTCCGCTGCCTCCTATGCCCCATCGTCTTGTTCTACGACGTCGTTTTCTCAAAGGGGTATTAGGATTTCGGCAAGTCGTCGGAACCCTAGAGTGGTAATTGGGGCCGGCAGGCAGAAAAGTGATGAGAATGTTGAAGCCCTTGCTCTCCCTCTTGGCATGTCTATTGCTGCTGTTCTTGCTCAg GTTTTGGAAAGGAAAGATGCGGCTGGAGAAAAGATATCGTTGGATCACCTCTCAGAG ATTTGTACTTTGGCTGTCCGAGAGTCTTTGGCCAAT GTCTTTGGTGACCAGTTTGAGTCTTTCGTGAGGAACTTTGAGAAATCATTTCGTAGTACCCTGATGACTCTCAGATTAATCAATGAATCCTCTATGAATAATGGAGAACAGAAAAATTGTTGTGCAGCAAAGACTTCTGTCTCAGAAAGATCTGTGCCTTTGATTTCCAACAGACTAGAAAATCTTACATGTGATCCTGACTTCAGCGAGTTTCAATCGGAGTCATGTCAGCAGAGTGCCATATCAGATAACGAACTGAGTaatcaagaagaaagaagtgatggTACATGTCTTGAATCGATAGGTCGGCAGCTTACCCTCTATGATAGGGAAGGAAGGCAGCAATTGGCTTCTATTTCTTCAAGCATGATTTCATCCACTACAGAGATTAATCGATCTGTGAGTAGCACTTTGGAAAGATCTGTCATGGAGCAAGCTAGGTCGAATGACCTCAAGACATTTGAGATTGGTCTTACAATGAGGAAATTGCAACTTAAAGAAAGGCAGCTGGCTCTCAGTTCTGATGCGAACCTTTTGGAGAGGGTCAAACTTTCTTTTGGTTTCTCTAAGACGTCCTTCAAAGCTGAAAAGTTTAAAAATCAAGTAGAAGACTCAAAACATGCTGAGCTGCTTAAAACATGTTTAGACTGCCTTGTTGCTGGTTTATTTATCATGCTGGTGTGTCTTGGATATGGAACTTATGTTTTCTCTCACAAAAGAATAACTGAAGCTACAGCATCCTGCACACCTGTCATG GAGTACAAGTCGTCCTGGTGGATGCCCAAATCAATGTCAACTTTCAATTCAGGACTGCAATTCTTGCGGTGTCAGGTTCAAGTTCTCAGTCGTATGCTATTTGGTGCTATCCTGATATTGGCTATAGCCTATTTACTTCTCCAACGTTCAGTAACTTCAAACCAGACGATGCCAGTTACTTTCATTCTGTTGCTGTTGGGAGTTGGCTGCGGTTTTGCAGGGAAGTTTTGTATCGACACCCTGGGGGGCAGCGGATATCATTGGTTAATTTATTGGGAGACTTTGTGCTTGCTGCATTTCTTTTCGAATGTCTGTATCTCAACTTTGTTCCTGATCCTTAACGGGCCTGTCACGGTGTCAGAAAAGAGCACGAGGGATACGAGATTACCCTACTGGATGAGGAGATCTGTGTTTTATACCACATTACTTCTTTTTCTCCCGTTATTATGTGGTATGATGCCTTTTGCTGGCCCTGGTGAGTGGAAGGATCACTTTTCTTCACTGGTTATGGACGCTTTTATAACTCCAGTTGAATACTAA